In Fluviicola taffensis DSM 16823, the following are encoded in one genomic region:
- a CDS encoding T9SS type A sorting domain-containing protein, translating to MNRILYILALVFLFTHFSYAQQVHTVMNLNDSGLGSFRQLVDDATSGDTIRFSTNLLNTGSDTLVLESQITIDQNVTIIGLYNQNDTLYISGNNTNRLFLISAGLQVVTLDSLVLVNGRITGGNGGAIHASSPLTMTHCTLNGNSSFMTTVGDNFIYGGAIYTSSTLSLSFCALNGNSSTITSVGSNIISKGGAIYAQGLLIMNSCTLDGNSSISSSTWTAISGSPQFSYYSNSNGGAVYSVNGLIMNDCSLNDNSVSASTLSSYFLGSTKGGAVYSESSLTMNLCTLNGNTSLTSSSFSSYAPSSLGGAIYAAAALTMDSCILEGNSSTCSTTYGANSKGGAIYAVSSLTMTACAVINSSSLASSSYASSNYYFANASSGGAIYTESNIALIRCSINGNSSYSSTSSFNGNSSSKSKGGAIYASGLLEIDSCNFTNNLAKNAFNCANPDSYGGAIYAANNVVMNASVLNNNSINSLFTATNALANAYGGAIYVVFSLNMNKCTLNGNSCISRKSTGGAVFVGSILTMDSCILTNNIASSYYSARGGAIFANGRSKMKASTLANNSSTSTYTTNASYGGAIYNNGGLTVSTCLFRNNSVSSANTASGGGIYTGNVLLISNCELSNNTATSPTFSPINSSRAGAIYAVDTLTAGSCTIIDNFSHSNTSTADAIWVDGKISLSNTIVGSTSNRPQIPIQNSSATIPSVLVAYNSYVSKIDLSASNANFDGTDPTIDLRFADTSNNDFRLAPNSILVNSGANNLLQNDTLDVNYNGNTSEQLPIDLQGATRIMNGRVDIGAYEATSIGIDTIVCQLYISPSGLTKTVSEIFNDTIPTMNGADSIFTIYLIVGAPSSSTIDTTVCETYTSPSGNDTWTSSGTYMDTIPNFYGCDSVMTIHLTVNMATLSTIDTTVCGTYTSPSGNHIWTSSGIYMDTIPNTISCDSLITINLTVNMATLSTIDTAICGNYTSPSGNHNWTSSGTYMDTIPNFYGCDSVMTIHLINRTTLSTIDTAVCGTYTSPSGNHTWTSSGTYMDTIPNFYGCDSVITIHLIVKPIVDATTTLNNDLSITANTSNEVYQWINCIDSAFINNANEQIFVPLENGSYAVIVTNQEGCSATSDCVEIENLGLEDLFSNQIKLYPNPCVDGKLTIEGSVPILGITVLDINGMLLATPVNLMTGIIDVSSLATGHYFVRLITSQGIVNKLFSVIN from the coding sequence ATGAATCGCATCCTATATATTCTTGCTTTAGTCTTCTTGTTTACACATTTCAGTTATGCACAACAAGTACATACAGTGATGAATCTGAATGACTCAGGTTTAGGTTCTTTTCGTCAATTGGTGGATGATGCCACGAGTGGAGATACCATTCGTTTTAGTACAAATCTTCTGAATACTGGAAGTGACACTCTTGTGCTTGAAAGCCAAATTACCATTGATCAAAATGTGACAATCATTGGTTTATACAATCAAAATGATACCCTGTACATTAGTGGTAATAATACAAACAGACTTTTTCTGATATCAGCAGGATTACAGGTGGTAACCCTGGATAGTTTGGTTCTGGTAAACGGAAGAATTACAGGTGGTAACGGAGGTGCCATCCATGCATCGTCCCCGCTAACCATGACTCATTGTACCTTAAATGGGAATTCTTCTTTCATGACTACCGTTGGTGATAATTTTATTTATGGAGGAGCCATATACACATCTTCTACTCTATCGCTGAGTTTTTGTGCACTAAACGGGAATTCTTCAACCATTACTTCTGTTGGTTCCAATATCATATCTAAAGGAGGGGCGATTTATGCCCAAGGACTTTTAATAATGAACTCGTGCACACTAGATGGCAATTCCTCCATAAGCTCCAGTACATGGACAGCCATTTCTGGTTCTCCTCAGTTTTCCTATTATTCCAATTCTAATGGAGGAGCTGTTTATTCGGTAAACGGTTTAATCATGAATGATTGTTCCTTAAATGACAACTCTGTTTCAGCTTCTACTTTGTCTTCATATTTTTTGGGTTCTACAAAGGGAGGTGCAGTGTATTCGGAAAGTAGTTTAACCATGAATTTGTGTACCTTAAATGGAAACACTTCACTCACTTCTTCCAGTTTTTCCAGCTATGCCCCTTCATCTTTGGGTGGAGCTATTTATGCCGCTGCTGCTTTAACGATGGATTCCTGTATTTTAGAAGGGAATTCTTCCACCTGCTCAACTACCTATGGTGCTAATTCCAAGGGTGGTGCGATTTATGCTGTTTCCTCACTAACAATGACGGCATGTGCTGTAATCAACAGTTCATCCCTTGCGTCCTCTTCTTATGCTTCTTCTAATTATTACTTTGCGAATGCTTCCTCCGGGGGTGCGATATATACCGAAAGTAACATCGCACTCATACGCTGTAGTATCAACGGGAATTCTTCATATTCTTCTACCTCCTCATTCAACGGAAATTCATCTAGTAAATCTAAAGGAGGTGCGATCTATGCTTCAGGTTTATTAGAGATCGACTCTTGTAATTTCACGAACAACCTTGCTAAGAATGCCTTCAATTGTGCAAATCCAGATAGTTATGGAGGTGCGATCTACGCTGCAAATAATGTAGTCATGAATGCTTCCGTTTTAAATAACAATTCGATCAATTCGCTCTTTACCGCTACGAATGCCCTGGCCAATGCTTATGGAGGCGCCATTTATGTTGTTTTTTCTTTAAATATGAATAAATGTACTCTAAATGGCAATTCTTGCATTTCACGTAAGTCTACTGGAGGAGCGGTTTTCGTTGGGAGCATTTTAACTATGGATTCCTGTATTTTAACTAATAATATTGCCTCTTCTTATTATTCTGCTCGCGGGGGTGCCATTTTTGCTAACGGTCGTTCTAAAATGAAGGCCTCCACATTAGCTAATAATTCCAGCACTTCTACTTATACTACTAACGCTTCATACGGAGGTGCCATTTACAATAATGGCGGTCTCACCGTGAGTACATGTCTTTTCCGTAACAATAGTGTTTCTTCTGCTAATACAGCTTCCGGAGGAGGAATTTATACCGGCAATGTTTTACTGATAAGTAATTGTGAACTGAGCAACAATACTGCCACCTCTCCCACATTTTCACCTATTAATAGCTCAAGAGCAGGAGCAATTTATGCCGTAGATACTTTAACGGCAGGTTCCTGTACCATCATTGATAATTTCAGTCACTCTAATACTTCAACAGCAGACGCAATTTGGGTGGATGGAAAGATCTCTTTATCTAATACGATTGTCGGTTCTACTAGTAATCGTCCACAAATTCCCATTCAAAATAGTTCCGCAACCATTCCCAGCGTATTAGTTGCATACAATAGCTACGTTTCCAAGATTGATTTATCTGCCAGCAACGCTAATTTTGACGGAACTGATCCAACCATCGATCTTCGGTTCGCAGATACTTCCAACAATGATTTTCGTCTTGCTCCCAATTCTATTTTAGTAAATAGCGGAGCTAACAATCTCCTGCAGAATGATACACTGGATGTAAATTATAATGGCAATACATCCGAACAACTGCCTATTGACTTACAAGGAGCTACCAGAATTATGAACGGAAGAGTCGATATTGGTGCTTACGAGGCTACTTCAATCGGCATTGATACGATTGTTTGTCAACTATACATCAGTCCAAGCGGGTTGACTAAAACAGTTTCTGAGATTTTTAATGATACGATTCCAACTATGAATGGAGCAGATAGTATTTTTACGATCTATCTCATCGTCGGTGCACCTAGTTCATCAACAATTGATACCACTGTTTGTGAAACCTATACCAGCCCAAGTGGAAACGATACCTGGACAAGTTCGGGAACCTACATGGATACTATTCCCAATTTTTATGGTTGTGATAGTGTTATGACCATTCATCTGACAGTAAACATGGCTACATTATCAACGATTGACACCACCGTTTGTGGAACCTATACCAGTCCAAGTGGAAATCATATTTGGACAAGTTCAGGAATCTATATGGACACTATTCCGAACACGATAAGTTGCGATAGTCTCATTACAATCAATTTGACCGTAAACATGGCTACACTATCAACAATTGATACCGCCATTTGTGGAAACTATACCAGTCCAAGTGGAAATCATAACTGGACAAGTTCAGGAACCTATATGGACACTATTCCCAATTTTTATGGTTGCGATAGTGTGATGACAATTCATTTGATAAACAGGACTACACTATCAACAATTGATACCGCCGTTTGTGGAACCTATACCAGCCCAAGTGGAAATCATACCTGGACAAGTTCGGGAACTTATATGGATACTATTCCTAATTTTTATGGTTGTGATAGTGTGATTACGATTCATTTGATAGTAAAGCCTATAGTCGATGCAACAACGACCTTGAATAACGACTTAAGTATTACGGCCAACACCAGTAATGAGGTTTATCAATGGATCAATTGTATTGATAGTGCCTTCATTAATAATGCAAATGAGCAAATTTTTGTTCCTCTGGAAAATGGCTCATATGCGGTTATCGTGACAAATCAGGAGGGTTGTTCGGCTACTTCGGATTGTGTTGAAATTGAAAATCTTGGACTGGAAGACCTGTTTTCAAACCAAATCAAATTGTATCCGAATCCATGTGTGGATGGAAAACTAACGATTGAAGGCTCTGTTCCTATTTTGGGAATAACTGTTTTAGATATTAACGGAATGCTGCTTGCAACACCGGTAAATTTAATGACAGGAATAATTGATGTGTCATCGTTGGCAACTGGTCACTATTTTGTAAGACTAATTACGAGCCAAGGAATTGTCAACAAACTATTTAGTGTTATTAATTAA
- a CDS encoding T9SS type A sorting domain-containing protein: MDNTTTAESNEIEELIFPNPTTDLLHVALDVGEITIYNAQGQEQKTNVIGTNREYQTLDVSTYASGVYIIVSRKGDAPLKFVKL; the protein is encoded by the coding sequence ATGGATAACACAACAACTGCAGAATCAAATGAAATAGAAGAATTGATATTCCCCAATCCAACAACGGACTTGCTTCATGTAGCTTTAGATGTTGGAGAAATCACCATTTACAATGCGCAGGGACAAGAGCAAAAAACAAATGTAATTGGCACAAACAGAGAATATCAAACATTGGATGTATCCACCTATGCAAGTGGTGTGTACATAATAGTATCACGAAAGGGAGATGCACCACTCAAATTTGTAAAATTATGA
- a CDS encoding T9SS type A sorting domain-containing protein yields MCFIERALFSILCLLLLSTCTKFGKTDTAKGRVLNPVTGEGISGVELKLLKSTADLLHVALDIGEITIYNAQGQEQKTNVIGTDRAYQTLDVSTYASGVYIIVSRKGDAPIKFVKL; encoded by the coding sequence ATGTGTTTTATTGAGAGAGCTTTATTTTCAATTTTGTGCTTACTCTTATTAAGCACCTGCACCAAGTTTGGAAAAACCGACACAGCTAAAGGGCGTGTGCTAAATCCTGTTACTGGAGAAGGTATTTCAGGTGTGGAACTGAAATTACTGAAATCAACGGCAGACTTGCTTCATGTAGCTTTAGATATTGGAGAAATCACTATTTACAATGCGCAGGGACAAGAACAAAAAACAAATGTAATTGGCACAGACAGAGCATATCAAACATTGGATGTATCCACCTATGCAAGCGGTGTGTACATAATAGTATCACGAAAGGGTGATGCACCAATCAAATTTGTAAAATTATGA
- a CDS encoding T9SS type A sorting domain-containing protein, which produces MRKFITGMFLLMGLHGWGQVDTLNPLTKKQIADSMFKHLNNYLPTEKLFNRLLFDDTIQSISWNSSSIGNSWNNNPATADLIYGALNELKNMSIDTSLVPSSIQIYDSVSAYIGEVEFDLDSYFFPIGIADFSYDYVDINRNIQQGNLFEDNQVLFVTNPSLIIESKRLSMIAPLFDYFDSEQMGIVFKKENFYSNRKSSDDIVNIELEHNRQIMELNWDEVYEFTPTEDSIQKFRVKVIYSDNSYLETYFIINTPELYLKNELKSVSFPGCTKLHLDGDDKIEISGNKLKWCWIPRCASDKRVFKPYILLTGYRPPVFGQSFRKTWKIYNFEHQSLLNSLRDNNYDVLLVKFNIHAKPYSHGMEQSAELLVKFLELLNELKGGQGSGQENIIQGSSMSADIARLALLRMEKKHFEDNNYTHHHSRLFIAYDANFYGANLPLAYQNQVYSYFYHPAPSFMGLSTFFGVKQFFSTYLFATMQQKTVKELLMYHATAYDDNLFNAPNYQTSYTPTHHWRRQGVLNALDAVDNGQHIFPMPIACRNIAISLGKISETNNVNEDAKIPFNNPGQYWRDFDLGLWKFKIRASKYISGGEYTELFRRKKIGLSWTSFTMDHRLHVTEMQEIDMASGSYLEGTGNVISVANWTYFTLLNIIDGRDYFTHKPVVTALGINKDLWPSNGSMTLNVQQMGLMFTDRDHLIPNQDESNHFGYPNLGRPNDHFQVTPFEAIYVDKKINPHIRLDGDDQTDLAQLNNFILNEVEPWYLGLQNNHVGAQARSNYRYHSYRRAKYQIVVGDTVTPTTDPGEYTVESNGKLTLKSEKIHVKAGVHFKSGSIVHIIPEYAACSDSKSSAVTDDQTNSGSSNTEINDTERQTTSDVNLFPNPTSNKCTIESNNLEKVLEVNVFNLTGNQLLLIFNETTRLDLDTDSLKSGTYILKIRTENGMFSKQLIKL; this is translated from the coding sequence ATGAGAAAGTTCATAACAGGAATGTTTCTGCTCATGGGGTTACATGGGTGGGGGCAGGTGGATACACTTAATCCTTTGACGAAAAAACAAATAGCTGACTCCATGTTCAAGCATTTGAATAATTATCTACCAACTGAAAAACTATTTAATCGATTACTTTTTGATGATACAATTCAATCAATATCATGGAATAGTAGCTCAATTGGAAACTCGTGGAATAATAATCCTGCTACAGCGGATCTTATTTATGGAGCATTGAATGAACTTAAAAATATGTCTATCGATACTTCACTAGTTCCTTCATCAATTCAAATTTATGACTCAGTATCTGCTTATATTGGTGAAGTAGAATTCGATTTAGATAGCTATTTTTTTCCTATTGGAATAGCTGATTTTAGCTACGATTACGTTGATATCAATCGAAACATTCAACAGGGAAATCTATTTGAAGATAATCAAGTACTATTCGTTACAAATCCTTCATTAATTATTGAATCGAAACGATTATCAATGATTGCTCCTCTATTCGATTACTTTGATAGCGAACAGATGGGTATTGTATTTAAAAAAGAAAATTTTTACAGCAATCGAAAATCTTCTGATGACATTGTAAATATAGAACTTGAACACAATAGACAGATAATGGAACTCAATTGGGATGAAGTCTATGAATTTACTCCCACGGAAGATAGCATTCAAAAATTTCGAGTAAAAGTGATTTACAGTGATAATTCTTATCTAGAAACATACTTTATCATAAATACCCCTGAACTATATCTCAAGAACGAACTTAAATCCGTTTCATTTCCAGGCTGCACGAAGCTTCATCTTGATGGAGATGATAAAATTGAAATTAGCGGGAACAAACTAAAATGGTGCTGGATACCAAGATGTGCATCCGATAAGAGAGTCTTTAAACCATATATCCTATTGACTGGTTATCGACCTCCTGTATTTGGCCAATCATTCAGAAAAACCTGGAAAATTTATAATTTTGAACATCAAAGTCTATTAAATTCTTTGAGAGACAATAATTATGATGTCCTACTTGTTAAGTTCAACATTCATGCGAAACCATACAGCCATGGAATGGAGCAGTCTGCTGAATTATTAGTGAAATTTTTAGAATTACTGAATGAACTAAAAGGCGGTCAAGGGTCAGGACAGGAAAACATCATTCAAGGATCTTCAATGAGTGCAGATATTGCACGCTTGGCACTTCTTAGAATGGAAAAAAAGCACTTTGAAGATAATAATTATACGCACCACCACTCCCGCTTATTCATTGCTTATGATGCTAATTTTTATGGTGCAAACTTGCCACTAGCATATCAAAACCAAGTATACTCTTATTTTTATCATCCTGCCCCATCATTTATGGGATTATCTACTTTTTTCGGAGTTAAGCAATTTTTCAGCACTTATCTGTTTGCCACCATGCAACAAAAAACGGTGAAAGAATTGTTGATGTATCATGCTACTGCCTATGATGACAACTTATTCAATGCTCCTAATTATCAAACTTCCTATACCCCAACACATCATTGGAGAAGACAGGGTGTTTTAAATGCATTAGATGCCGTTGACAATGGACAACATATCTTTCCAATGCCTATTGCGTGCAGAAACATTGCTATTTCACTCGGGAAAATTTCTGAAACAAATAACGTAAATGAAGATGCTAAAATCCCTTTCAATAATCCGGGACAATATTGGAGAGATTTTGATCTTGGACTTTGGAAATTTAAAATCCGTGCATCTAAATACATCAGTGGAGGTGAGTATACCGAGCTTTTTAGGAGAAAAAAAATCGGGCTTTCATGGACAAGTTTCACAATGGATCATCGCCTACATGTTACAGAAATGCAAGAAATTGACATGGCTTCCGGCTCTTATTTGGAAGGAACGGGTAATGTAATCAGTGTTGCAAATTGGACCTACTTTACATTGTTGAATATCATTGATGGGCGTGATTATTTCACCCACAAACCAGTGGTAACAGCTTTGGGAATTAATAAAGATCTGTGGCCAAGTAATGGGAGCATGACCTTGAATGTACAACAAATGGGGTTGATGTTTACAGATAGAGATCACTTGATTCCAAACCAAGATGAGAGTAATCATTTCGGTTATCCCAATTTAGGACGCCCGAACGACCATTTCCAGGTTACTCCTTTTGAGGCCATTTACGTGGATAAAAAAATCAACCCACACATCAGACTCGATGGAGATGATCAAACAGACTTAGCACAGCTCAATAATTTTATTCTGAATGAAGTAGAACCTTGGTACCTAGGGTTGCAGAATAATCACGTGGGGGCACAAGCACGGAGTAACTATAGGTATCATTCCTATCGGCGTGCGAAATATCAAATTGTAGTTGGTGATACTGTTACTCCTACAACAGATCCTGGAGAATATACGGTAGAATCCAATGGGAAACTAACATTAAAAAGCGAAAAAATTCACGTCAAAGCAGGAGTCCATTTTAAAAGCGGCTCTATTGTACATATTATACCAGAATATGCTGCATGTTCCGATTCCAAATCATCAGCGGTAACAGATGATCAAACCAATTCTGGTTCAAGTAATACTGAAATAAATGACACTGAGCGTCAAACCACAAGTGATGTAAATTTATTTCCAAACCCCACATCCAATAAATGTACTATTGAAAGTAACAACCTAGAGAAGGTGCTTGAAGTAAATGTATTCAATTTGACTGGTAACCAATTACTTCTTATATTTAATGAAACTACACGATTGGATTTGGACACAGACAGTTTAAAAAGCGGTACCTACATTCTTAAAATTAGAACCGAAAACGGAATGTTTTCCAAACAACTCATTAAACTATGA
- a CDS encoding M1 family metallopeptidase: MKKINYLVALVLVACQPKHSDKENTVGKSNTETTTSIEEPKQEEPKVYHASRTVLTDLIHTKLEVSFDWAKSWLIGKETLQAKPHYYASSELILDAKGMEIKSVSMAGKACIFEYKEDVLTIQLDKKYTRDENYTVVIDYISKPDERKTGGSSAITSDKGLYFINPRGEEPNKMPQIWTQGETQSNSVWFPTIDSPNSKTKEEIYITVEDKYTTLSNGKLISSTKNANGTRTDYWKQDLAHAPYLFMMGVGEFKIVKDTYKRPDGTNMEVNYYVEPEWEKDAKAIFGETPAMIGFFSQLLGVEYPWDKYSQIIVRDYVSGAMENTGAVVFGEYAYKTQRELLDNNDNSTIAHELFHHWFGDLVTAESWSNLTLNESFANYSQFLWDEHRHGLDEAEYQAIQEADGYFASAEQGGYHNLVWFDYNSREDMFDGHSYNKGGRILHMLRKYIGDEAFFLGLKNYLKQNQFKAAEFHQLRLAFEDVSGQDLNWFFNQWYLGKGHPTLDVSYKTDATTVSVTVNQKQKAQFGLFKLPVDVTVYDDRGATTTRHWFNDESTTVSIPTQGTVKNVIFDSEAMLLGKLEEHKDASWYAFQWNNSKHFIHRQNALKKVPSSSPDAGKIALEGLIDPFWDIRATSIDKIGKLSNDNKTAAINRLKKMASSDSVSAVRVAAITALAGIISAPELEQLCTDALQKDQSYAVMSAALTQLSKVNYKSALEICKRLESEPSAKMQTGVAMIYAKYGDADQMTYFENVLKSNSVQGFDKIGVLNSMTFFASRQDTRIQKRALPIYEKEYKTGGMYAQMFVPQYIGYLRDNLLNSIEKYKVEEEKAKKEGNTNATDIARGKRMDAEALVADYDKMIAGFPKDEKSEKGH, encoded by the coding sequence ATGAAGAAAATAAACTATTTGGTTGCTCTTGTCCTTGTAGCTTGTCAACCCAAACATTCTGATAAAGAAAACACTGTAGGTAAAAGCAATACTGAGACAACAACTTCTATTGAAGAACCAAAACAAGAGGAGCCAAAAGTATATCATGCTTCTAGAACAGTTTTAACTGATTTAATCCACACCAAACTAGAGGTCTCATTTGACTGGGCAAAATCTTGGTTAATCGGGAAAGAAACACTTCAAGCAAAGCCACATTACTATGCATCTAGCGAACTCATTTTGGACGCAAAAGGGATGGAAATTAAAAGTGTTTCTATGGCTGGTAAGGCCTGTATTTTTGAATATAAAGAAGATGTTTTAACTATTCAGTTAGACAAAAAATATACGCGAGACGAGAACTACACTGTTGTTATTGACTATATCTCTAAGCCAGATGAGCGTAAAACGGGAGGTTCTTCCGCAATTACTAGTGACAAAGGACTTTACTTTATTAATCCACGAGGCGAGGAACCAAATAAAATGCCTCAAATTTGGACACAGGGTGAAACACAATCAAACTCTGTATGGTTTCCAACAATTGATTCTCCAAACTCTAAAACGAAAGAAGAAATCTACATCACTGTAGAAGATAAATACACCACACTTTCTAACGGTAAATTGATAAGTTCTACCAAAAATGCCAATGGAACAAGAACAGACTATTGGAAACAAGATTTGGCGCATGCTCCTTACTTATTTATGATGGGCGTTGGTGAATTTAAAATTGTAAAAGATACTTACAAACGACCAGATGGAACGAACATGGAGGTAAACTACTACGTAGAGCCTGAGTGGGAAAAAGATGCGAAAGCTATTTTCGGTGAAACTCCAGCAATGATTGGATTTTTCTCTCAATTATTGGGTGTAGAATATCCTTGGGATAAATACTCTCAAATTATTGTGCGGGATTATGTATCTGGTGCGATGGAAAATACAGGAGCGGTTGTTTTTGGAGAATATGCCTATAAAACACAACGTGAATTATTGGATAATAACGATAACTCTACCATTGCTCACGAATTATTTCACCATTGGTTTGGAGATTTAGTAACCGCTGAATCATGGTCTAACTTAACATTGAACGAATCTTTCGCTAATTATTCTCAATTCTTATGGGATGAGCATCGTCATGGCTTAGATGAAGCTGAGTATCAGGCCATTCAAGAAGCTGACGGTTACTTTGCTTCTGCAGAGCAAGGTGGTTACCACAATTTGGTGTGGTTTGATTACAACTCTAGAGAGGATATGTTTGACGGACATTCTTACAACAAAGGTGGTCGCATTTTACACATGTTGCGAAAATACATCGGTGATGAGGCATTTTTCTTAGGTCTTAAAAATTACTTGAAACAAAATCAATTCAAAGCAGCAGAATTTCACCAATTGAGATTGGCTTTTGAAGACGTAAGCGGACAAGATTTAAACTGGTTCTTCAATCAGTGGTATTTAGGAAAAGGGCATCCAACGTTAGATGTTTCTTACAAAACAGACGCTACTACAGTTTCAGTAACTGTTAACCAAAAGCAAAAAGCACAATTTGGATTATTTAAACTCCCAGTTGATGTGACCGTTTATGATGATCGTGGGGCAACAACAACACGTCATTGGTTCAATGATGAATCCACAACAGTAAGCATTCCTACTCAAGGAACTGTAAAAAATGTAATCTTCGACTCAGAGGCAATGCTTTTAGGTAAATTGGAAGAACATAAAGATGCTTCTTGGTATGCTTTTCAGTGGAATAACTCCAAACACTTCATTCACAGACAAAATGCACTGAAAAAAGTCCCGTCTTCTTCACCAGATGCAGGTAAAATTGCACTAGAAGGATTGATTGACCCATTTTGGGATATTCGCGCTACTTCAATAGATAAAATTGGTAAATTGAGTAACGACAATAAAACAGCCGCTATCAATCGTTTGAAAAAAATGGCAAGTTCTGATTCTGTTTCGGCTGTTCGAGTTGCTGCAATTACTGCCTTGGCTGGTATAATCTCTGCACCTGAATTAGAGCAATTGTGCACCGATGCACTTCAAAAAGACCAATCTTATGCGGTAATGAGCGCGGCTTTAACACAACTTTCCAAAGTGAATTACAAATCTGCATTAGAAATTTGTAAACGTTTGGAATCTGAACCTTCGGCTAAAATGCAAACCGGTGTTGCGATGATTTATGCAAAATACGGAGATGCCGATCAAATGACTTATTTTGAAAATGTGCTCAAATCCAATAGCGTTCAAGGTTTTGATAAAATTGGAGTATTGAATTCTATGACCTTCTTTGCTTCACGTCAAGATACTCGAATTCAAAAACGCGCACTGCCAATTTATGAGAAAGAATACAAAACTGGCGGAATGTATGCTCAGATGTTTGTTCCTCAATACATCGGATACCTGAGAGACAATCTACTAAACTCCATCGAAAAGTACAAAGTAGAAGAAGAAAAAGCGAAAAAAGAAGGAAATACGAATGCTACCGATATCGCTCGTGGAAAACGAATGGATGCTGAAGCATTAGTAGCCGATTACGATAAAATGATTGCTGGATTCCCGAAAGATGAAAAAAGCGAAAAAGGGCATTAA
- a CDS encoding acetyl-CoA carboxylase biotin carboxyl carrier protein subunit, protein METANWTTDGELLHANKDGVHIRWDDSHFFTITYKGKKFRGEVMSNRMEEGLLILKLNHRVFEVKKGGPLDELIASLGMDKPKLRKLKQLKAPMPGRVVSVAVTVGQSIEVGDSLLTLEAMKMENVLKAEGVGVVKAIAVNPNDIVDKGGLLIEFE, encoded by the coding sequence ATGGAAACAGCCAATTGGACAACAGACGGAGAATTACTTCACGCTAATAAAGATGGTGTTCACATTCGCTGGGATGATTCTCATTTTTTCACCATTACCTATAAAGGGAAGAAGTTCCGTGGAGAAGTGATGTCGAACCGAATGGAGGAGGGGTTATTAATTCTAAAATTAAATCACCGTGTTTTTGAAGTGAAAAAGGGTGGTCCTTTGGACGAACTAATTGCTTCTCTTGGAATGGACAAGCCAAAATTGCGTAAGTTGAAGCAATTGAAAGCTCCAATGCCAGGAAGAGTTGTCAGTGTTGCTGTTACGGTGGGTCAATCCATCGAAGTAGGAGATTCTTTATTGACTTTAGAGGCAATGAAAATGGAAAATGTTCTCAAAGCTGAAGGAGTGGGCGTTGTGAAAGCAATTGCAGTCAATCCAAATGACATTGTAGATAAAGGAGGACTATTAATTGAATTTGAGTAA